From one Gemella morbillorum genomic stretch:
- a CDS encoding MarR family winged helix-turn-helix transcriptional regulator, giving the protein MNAEGITYLDAIDKLEELRLIMKRVHKKSDVPFRKAGFQAMMLISEKNKVTMQELGEELCVTKPRVTALVTELVNNDFIKQTVDKKDKRKKFLTLAPKGVEYVEEHHRNYEEWIKKLWSKFDDKEKEAFNITLIKMNQVLKEEVEEKEEE; this is encoded by the coding sequence ATGAATGCTGAAGGTATAACGTATTTAGATGCGATTGATAAGCTAGAAGAACTCAGATTAATAATGAAGAGAGTACATAAAAAAAGTGATGTTCCTTTTAGAAAAGCAGGTTTTCAGGCTATGATGCTGATTTCAGAAAAAAATAAAGTAACTATGCAAGAACTAGGTGAAGAATTATGTGTAACCAAACCTAGAGTCACTGCTTTAGTTACAGAGTTAGTAAATAATGATTTTATTAAACAAACTGTAGATAAGAAAGATAAGCGTAAAAAATTTCTAACATTAGCTCCAAAAGGTGTTGAGTATGTAGAGGAACATCATAGAAACTATGAAGAATGGATAAAGAAACTTTGGAGTAAGTTTGATGATAAGGAAAAAGAAGCATTTAATATAACTCTAATTAAAATGAATCAAGTATTAAAAGAAGAAGTAGAGGAAAAGGAGGAAGAATAG
- the dtd gene encoding D-aminoacyl-tRNA deacylase — MKVILQKVKKASVSVDGKIVGEIDKGYCLLVGVHKESTEADAKYLAKKIVEARLFEDENEKLNLGLKDVNGSILSVSQFTLYADTKKGKRPSFTNAASAEEANELYNKFNEYLREEGIKVETGIFQTMMEVNIINDGPVTIIYEKLSLGN, encoded by the coding sequence ATGAAAGTAATATTACAAAAAGTAAAAAAAGCTAGTGTAAGTGTAGATGGAAAAATAGTCGGAGAAATAGATAAAGGCTATTGTCTTCTTGTTGGAGTTCACAAAGAATCAACGGAAGCAGATGCAAAGTATTTAGCTAAAAAAATTGTAGAAGCACGACTTTTTGAAGATGAAAATGAAAAGCTAAATCTTGGATTAAAAGATGTTAACGGAAGTATTTTATCAGTATCTCAATTTACTCTTTATGCTGATACAAAAAAAGGGAAGCGCCCAAGTTTTACCAATGCTGCTAGTGCAGAAGAAGCAAATGAATTATATAATAAATTTAATGAATATTTGAGAGAAGAAGGAATAAAAGTAGAAACTGGAATATTTCAGACGATGATGGAAGTTAATATCATTAATGATGGACCAGTAACTATTATTTATGAAAAATTATCATTAGGAAATTAA
- a CDS encoding N-acetylmuramoyl-L-alanine amidase yields MRIKRKRSNNTILWLISGMLVLFVLAAMMYYVSEKINPTANAENNITISKEIELRTGPDSSYPVLKKITAGENVEQLSKTDTWYEVKTKDSYVGWIPGWSILGSGQKSPEDQNKEKLAAYTVLLNPIIKNDETADYKGIMPKTYNLKIAKELQKQLSSDGIKVILTRDNDDVYPTKDDVKKLATENKVDILVDFDINNTNQKDIFGVKVYYGTAESAIIARSIEKNLSEHYISKVSSSEKQGNFDQLKDKLPQVRVVSANIGDRVDVDILNNNLANKQYIEALKSGVEGYLYYLINIDNYNAKRKEQLLNLPQKGLSIPMYYTKQDSYKNISYGLDGKKTIEDNGDAIISLAMIANYLGIDGASVEDIASWAGNKYYIKNQGTQPTIVSGFADKYNVKVERIENDKLIENIEQALKNNKPVLVRLKSGLFGERVTYKVIRGYEDEKFYLNDPDDNDVKLASYNGFTSNDIKNNLAQAWIISK; encoded by the coding sequence ATGAGAATAAAAAGAAAAAGAAGTAATAATACAATATTATGGTTAATATCAGGAATGTTAGTATTATTTGTTTTAGCAGCAATGATGTATTACGTTTCTGAAAAGATTAATCCAACAGCTAATGCTGAAAACAATATAACAATTTCAAAAGAAATAGAGTTAAGAACAGGTCCAGATTCATCATATCCAGTGTTGAAAAAAATAACAGCTGGAGAAAATGTTGAGCAGCTTAGTAAAACTGATACTTGGTATGAAGTAAAAACAAAAGATAGTTATGTTGGTTGGATACCAGGATGGAGTATATTAGGAAGTGGACAGAAAAGTCCAGAAGATCAAAATAAAGAAAAACTAGCTGCATATACAGTACTACTCAATCCAATTATAAAAAATGATGAGACAGCTGATTACAAAGGAATAATGCCAAAAACATATAATTTGAAAATTGCTAAGGAACTTCAAAAACAACTTTCAAGTGACGGTATTAAGGTAATTTTAACACGAGATAATGATGATGTATATCCAACAAAAGATGATGTAAAAAAATTAGCAACTGAGAATAAAGTAGATATTTTAGTGGATTTTGATATTAATAACACTAATCAAAAAGACATTTTTGGAGTAAAGGTATACTACGGTACAGCTGAATCTGCTATTATAGCTAGAAGTATTGAAAAAAATTTATCAGAGCATTATATTTCAAAAGTATCTTCGTCAGAGAAACAGGGGAATTTTGACCAACTTAAAGATAAACTTCCTCAAGTAAGAGTAGTATCTGCTAATATTGGTGATAGAGTAGATGTAGATATACTAAATAATAATCTTGCTAATAAACAGTATATTGAAGCATTAAAATCAGGTGTAGAGGGTTATTTATACTATCTTATAAATATTGATAATTACAATGCTAAACGTAAAGAACAGTTATTAAATCTACCTCAAAAAGGTTTATCAATTCCTATGTATTATACTAAACAAGATTCTTATAAAAATATTTCTTATGGATTAGATGGTAAGAAAACAATTGAGGATAATGGAGATGCTATTATCTCACTTGCAATGATAGCAAATTACTTAGGAATCGATGGTGCTAGTGTAGAAGATATTGCAAGTTGGGCTGGTAATAAATACTATATAAAAAATCAAGGAACACAACCAACTATAGTTTCTGGTTTTGCAGATAAGTATAATGTAAAAGTAGAAAGAATAGAAAATGATAAACTTATAGAAAACATAGAGCAGGCGTTAAAAAATAATAAGCCAGTTCTAGTTAGATTAAAATCAGGATTATTTGGTGAGAGAGTTACCTATAAAGTAATTCGTGGATATGAAGATGAAAAATTTTATCTTAACGATCCAGATGATAATGATGTGAAACTTGCAAGTTACAACGGATTTACATCAAATGATATTAAAAATAACCTTGCTCAAGCATGGATAATAAGTAAATAA